The following coding sequences lie in one Oncorhynchus kisutch isolate 150728-3 linkage group LG17, Okis_V2, whole genome shotgun sequence genomic window:
- the sesn2 gene encoding sestrin-2 isoform X2 — MLTSLAHQHSETSVSQPASQLGTRHGSVQVAMEEVALEPPTDALCECNGGRTTNSEDPRPKSRHHQPEFGPNPSNFSRLCSRDEAERAEALEELTQSVMSRLGLDRPGSARLDKHTLLQLLRVSRSCPLQEVRERAAELLRTAQEQGVEIPQALASGPSAFIPAQVILDEGPDQEVLIEAFLSLGRFDHITMVMALHPTYLSCFLRTQHALLELDGPLPRPWRHYIVVMAAARHQCSYLVQQHSAGFLEVGGEESWLEGLQHTHPKIRCLHTLNKLLAHRPWLITQQHIQELVCPGADDRWSLAELIHAVVLMTHSHSLSSFVWGCGLHPEPDHIGGHAFCPPSPSNNMPQSPHSPAPEDGKPEDGVTEVEALMKRMVELQQQVEECSQEEMITRFERERSESIPTAVVRGAPSDLVLRLVEDPEFIYEDFSIRGEQSPPTMRAQDYSWEDHGFSLVNRLLPDMGQLLEEKFQVVCGLTYNRMAMHKDVDTHTLRKALWNYIHCLYGIRYDDYDYGEVNVLLERGLKMFVKTVACHPEQTTDRIYSAYWRLFRHSEKVHVNLLLMEARLQAALLYTLRAVTRYMT, encoded by the exons ATGCTAACTAGCTTAGCACACCAGCATTCCGAAACCAGcgttagccagccagctagccagctagGGACAAGGCACGGTTCTGTGCAGGTTGCTATGGAAGAGGTGGCGCTAGAACCACCGACGGACGCGCTCTGTGAATGTAATGGAGGTAGAACCACCAACTCCGAAGATCCCAGACCTAAAAGCCGACATCATCAACCCGAATTCGGGCCGAACCCGAGTAACTTTTCTCGGCTGTGCAGCAGGGACGAGGCGGAGAGGGCAGAGGCGCTGGAAGAACTGACCCAGAGCGTCATGTCCCGGTTGGGTCTGGACCGACCCGGTTCTGCTCGTCTCGATAAACACACTCTCCTGCAGCTGCTGCGGGTCTCCCGGTCCTGCCCCTTACAGGAGGTCCGCGAGAGGGCAGCGGAACTACTGCGAACTGCACAG gagCAAGGTGTTGAGATTCCTCAGGCTTTGGCCTCCGGTCCTAGTGCCTTCATCCCTGCACAAGTG ATTTTGGATGAGGGACCAGATCAGGAAGTTCTGATAGAAGCCTTCCTCTCATTGGGTCGTTTTGACCACATCACCATGGTGATGGCCCTTCATCCCACCTACCTCAGCTGCTTCCTGCGTACCCAGCATGCTTTGCTGGAGCTGGATGGCCCGCTACCCCGCCCCTGGAGGCACTACATCGTTGTCATG gctGCAGCTCGTCACCAGTGTTCCTACCTTGTCCAACAGCATAGTGCAGGGTTCCTGGAGGTGGGGGGGGAGGAGAGCTGGCTGGAGgggctacaacacacacaccccaaaataCGCTGCCTACACACACTTAACAAGCTGCTGGCACACAGACCCTGGCTCATCACACAACAGCACatacag GAGTTGGTGTGTCCAGGGGCGGATGATCGTTGGTCATTGGCTGAGCTGATCCACGCAGTTGTTCTGATGACTCACTCTCATTCGCTGTCCTCCTTCGTTTGGGGGTGTGGCCTACACCCTGAGCCCGACCACATAGGAGGCCACGCCTTCTGCCCACCATCACCATCCAATAACATGCCACAAAGCCCTCACAGTCCCGCCCCCGAGGACGGCAAGCCAGAG gatgGAGTGACGGAGGTGGAGGCATTGATGAAGAGGATGGTGGAGTTACAACagcaggtggaggagtgtagtcAGGAAGAGATGATCACTCGctttgagagggagaggagcgagaGCATAcctactg cagtggtaCGGGGAGCCCCCTCTGACCTGGTGTTGAGGTTAGTGGAGGATCCAGAGTTCATCTATGAAGACTTCTCCATCCGAGGAGAACAGTCACCTCCTACCATGAgagcacag gacTACTCATGGGAAGACCATGGATTCTCCCTAGTGAACAGACTGTTACCAGACATGGGCCAATTACTGGAGGAGAAGTTCCAG GTTGTGTGTGGTCTAACCTACAACAGGATGGCGATGCACAAggatgtggacacacacacactccgcaaGGCTCTCTGGAACTACATACACTGCCTCTACGGAATACg gtacgaTGACTACGACTACGGAGAGGTGAATGTGTTGTTGGAGCGAGGCCTCAAGATGTTTGTGAAAACGGTAGCGTGTCATCCAGAACAGACTACAGATAGGATCTACTCTGCCTACTGGAGACTCTTCAGACACTCTGAGAAG GTCCATGTCAACCTGCTGCTGATGGAGGCTCGACTACAGGCTGCTCTACTATACACACTACGGGCTGTCACACGCTACATGAC ATGA
- the sesn2 gene encoding sestrin-2 isoform X1, whose protein sequence is MLTSLAHQHSETSVSQPASQLGTRHGSVQVAMEEVALEPPTDALCECNGGRTTNSEDPRPKSRHHQPEFGPNPSNFSRLCSRDEAERAEALEELTQSVMSRLGLDRPGSARLDKHTLLQLLRVSRSCPLQEVRERAAELLRTAQEQGVEIPQALASGPSAFIPAQVILDEGPDQEVLIEAFLSLGRFDHITMVMALHPTYLSCFLRTQHALLELDGPLPRPWRHYIVVMAAARHQCSYLVQQHSAGFLEVGGEESWLEGLQHTHPKIRCLHTLNKLLAHRPWLITQQHIQELVCPGADDRWSLAELIHAVVLMTHSHSLSSFVWGCGLHPEPDHIGGHAFCPPSPSNNMPQSPHSPAPEDGKPEDGVTEVEALMKRMVELQQQVEECSQEEMITRFERERSESIPTAVVRGAPSDLVLRLVEDPEFIYEDFSIRGEQSPPTMRAQDYSWEDHGFSLVNRLLPDMGQLLEEKFQVVCGLTYNRMAMHKDVDTHTLRKALWNYIHCLYGIRYDDYDYGEVNVLLERGLKMFVKTVACHPEQTTDRIYSAYWRLFRHSEKVHVNLLLMEARLQAALLYTLRAVTRYMT, encoded by the exons ATGCTAACTAGCTTAGCACACCAGCATTCCGAAACCAGcgttagccagccagctagccagctagGGACAAGGCACGGTTCTGTGCAGGTTGCTATGGAAGAGGTGGCGCTAGAACCACCGACGGACGCGCTCTGTGAATGTAATGGAGGTAGAACCACCAACTCCGAAGATCCCAGACCTAAAAGCCGACATCATCAACCCGAATTCGGGCCGAACCCGAGTAACTTTTCTCGGCTGTGCAGCAGGGACGAGGCGGAGAGGGCAGAGGCGCTGGAAGAACTGACCCAGAGCGTCATGTCCCGGTTGGGTCTGGACCGACCCGGTTCTGCTCGTCTCGATAAACACACTCTCCTGCAGCTGCTGCGGGTCTCCCGGTCCTGCCCCTTACAGGAGGTCCGCGAGAGGGCAGCGGAACTACTGCGAACTGCACAG gagCAAGGTGTTGAGATTCCTCAGGCTTTGGCCTCCGGTCCTAGTGCCTTCATCCCTGCACAAGTG ATTTTGGATGAGGGACCAGATCAGGAAGTTCTGATAGAAGCCTTCCTCTCATTGGGTCGTTTTGACCACATCACCATGGTGATGGCCCTTCATCCCACCTACCTCAGCTGCTTCCTGCGTACCCAGCATGCTTTGCTGGAGCTGGATGGCCCGCTACCCCGCCCCTGGAGGCACTACATCGTTGTCATG gctGCAGCTCGTCACCAGTGTTCCTACCTTGTCCAACAGCATAGTGCAGGGTTCCTGGAGGTGGGGGGGGAGGAGAGCTGGCTGGAGgggctacaacacacacaccccaaaataCGCTGCCTACACACACTTAACAAGCTGCTGGCACACAGACCCTGGCTCATCACACAACAGCACatacag GAGTTGGTGTGTCCAGGGGCGGATGATCGTTGGTCATTGGCTGAGCTGATCCACGCAGTTGTTCTGATGACTCACTCTCATTCGCTGTCCTCCTTCGTTTGGGGGTGTGGCCTACACCCTGAGCCCGACCACATAGGAGGCCACGCCTTCTGCCCACCATCACCATCCAATAACATGCCACAAAGCCCTCACAGTCCCGCCCCCGAGGACGGCAAGCCAGAG gatgGAGTGACGGAGGTGGAGGCATTGATGAAGAGGATGGTGGAGTTACAACagcaggtggaggagtgtagtcAGGAAGAGATGATCACTCGctttgagagggagaggagcgagaGCATAcctactg cagtggtaCGGGGAGCCCCCTCTGACCTGGTGTTGAGGTTAGTGGAGGATCCAGAGTTCATCTATGAAGACTTCTCCATCCGAGGAGAACAGTCACCTCCTACCATGAgagcacag gacTACTCATGGGAAGACCATGGATTCTCCCTAGTGAACAGACTGTTACCAGACATGGGCCAATTACTGGAGGAGAAGTTCCAG GTTGTGTGTGGTCTAACCTACAACAGGATGGCGATGCACAAggatgtggacacacacacactccgcaaGGCTCTCTGGAACTACATACACTGCCTCTACGGAATACg gtacgaTGACTACGACTACGGAGAGGTGAATGTGTTGTTGGAGCGAGGCCTCAAGATGTTTGTGAAAACGGTAGCGTGTCATCCAGAACAGACTACAGATAGGATCTACTCTGCCTACTGGAGACTCTTCAGACACTCTGAGAAG GTCCATGTCAACCTGCTGCTGATGGAGGCTCGACTACAGGCTGCTCTACTATACACACTACGGGCTGTCACACGCTACATGACATGA
- the sesn2 gene encoding sestrin-2 isoform X3, with the protein MMEQGVEIPQALASGPSAFIPAQVILDEGPDQEVLIEAFLSLGRFDHITMVMALHPTYLSCFLRTQHALLELDGPLPRPWRHYIVVMAAARHQCSYLVQQHSAGFLEVGGEESWLEGLQHTHPKIRCLHTLNKLLAHRPWLITQQHIQELVCPGADDRWSLAELIHAVVLMTHSHSLSSFVWGCGLHPEPDHIGGHAFCPPSPSNNMPQSPHSPAPEDGKPEDGVTEVEALMKRMVELQQQVEECSQEEMITRFERERSESIPTAVVRGAPSDLVLRLVEDPEFIYEDFSIRGEQSPPTMRAQDYSWEDHGFSLVNRLLPDMGQLLEEKFQVVCGLTYNRMAMHKDVDTHTLRKALWNYIHCLYGIRYDDYDYGEVNVLLERGLKMFVKTVACHPEQTTDRIYSAYWRLFRHSEKVHVNLLLMEARLQAALLYTLRAVTRYMT; encoded by the exons ATGATG gagCAAGGTGTTGAGATTCCTCAGGCTTTGGCCTCCGGTCCTAGTGCCTTCATCCCTGCACAAGTG ATTTTGGATGAGGGACCAGATCAGGAAGTTCTGATAGAAGCCTTCCTCTCATTGGGTCGTTTTGACCACATCACCATGGTGATGGCCCTTCATCCCACCTACCTCAGCTGCTTCCTGCGTACCCAGCATGCTTTGCTGGAGCTGGATGGCCCGCTACCCCGCCCCTGGAGGCACTACATCGTTGTCATG gctGCAGCTCGTCACCAGTGTTCCTACCTTGTCCAACAGCATAGTGCAGGGTTCCTGGAGGTGGGGGGGGAGGAGAGCTGGCTGGAGgggctacaacacacacaccccaaaataCGCTGCCTACACACACTTAACAAGCTGCTGGCACACAGACCCTGGCTCATCACACAACAGCACatacag GAGTTGGTGTGTCCAGGGGCGGATGATCGTTGGTCATTGGCTGAGCTGATCCACGCAGTTGTTCTGATGACTCACTCTCATTCGCTGTCCTCCTTCGTTTGGGGGTGTGGCCTACACCCTGAGCCCGACCACATAGGAGGCCACGCCTTCTGCCCACCATCACCATCCAATAACATGCCACAAAGCCCTCACAGTCCCGCCCCCGAGGACGGCAAGCCAGAG gatgGAGTGACGGAGGTGGAGGCATTGATGAAGAGGATGGTGGAGTTACAACagcaggtggaggagtgtagtcAGGAAGAGATGATCACTCGctttgagagggagaggagcgagaGCATAcctactg cagtggtaCGGGGAGCCCCCTCTGACCTGGTGTTGAGGTTAGTGGAGGATCCAGAGTTCATCTATGAAGACTTCTCCATCCGAGGAGAACAGTCACCTCCTACCATGAgagcacag gacTACTCATGGGAAGACCATGGATTCTCCCTAGTGAACAGACTGTTACCAGACATGGGCCAATTACTGGAGGAGAAGTTCCAG GTTGTGTGTGGTCTAACCTACAACAGGATGGCGATGCACAAggatgtggacacacacacactccgcaaGGCTCTCTGGAACTACATACACTGCCTCTACGGAATACg gtacgaTGACTACGACTACGGAGAGGTGAATGTGTTGTTGGAGCGAGGCCTCAAGATGTTTGTGAAAACGGTAGCGTGTCATCCAGAACAGACTACAGATAGGATCTACTCTGCCTACTGGAGACTCTTCAGACACTCTGAGAAG GTCCATGTCAACCTGCTGCTGATGGAGGCTCGACTACAGGCTGCTCTACTATACACACTACGGGCTGTCACACGCTACATGACATGA